A single genomic interval of Phycisphaerae bacterium harbors:
- a CDS encoding prepilin-type N-terminal cleavage/methylation domain-containing protein, with product MVADALVRSTKPRPALAEAARRFYAFTLIEILVVVAILALLISVLLPSLSGARRRAKVAVCASRVSQISRGLLIYAAENRGLYPSRKVIDANFIQMNRTATPDMRRFLYYTAASKQADVLWCPLLSSDYYLQPKFGYQGLMDEEDRNLWSKVFFVCDFGNPRPVSYMMGYNLLAGMQPDRSHNPITFLWGKSGNYGASKILPSAADQGHEPREAGHPQDVIVTDVNEAWPAAERGTPLNPYRTFHAKNPEPAPRMDAYWNRFIDTNVGYGDGRVELHKILKYYVARDGYGSQATAAFSY from the coding sequence GTGGTTGCCGACGCGCTGGTCCGGTCAACGAAGCCAAGACCCGCCCTGGCGGAAGCTGCTCGGAGGTTCTACGCCTTCACCCTCATCGAAATCCTGGTGGTTGTGGCCATCCTGGCATTGCTGATTTCCGTTCTCCTGCCGTCGCTGAGTGGGGCCCGAAGGAGGGCCAAAGTCGCGGTTTGTGCGAGTCGAGTCTCTCAAATCAGCAGGGGGCTGTTGATCTACGCGGCCGAGAACCGAGGCCTGTACCCGAGCCGAAAGGTGATCGACGCGAACTTCATCCAGATGAATCGCACGGCCACGCCGGACATGCGCAGATTCCTGTACTACACCGCGGCCAGCAAGCAGGCCGACGTGCTGTGGTGCCCGCTGCTGTCCAGCGACTACTACCTGCAGCCCAAATTCGGCTACCAGGGACTCATGGACGAGGAAGACCGCAACCTATGGTCCAAGGTGTTCTTCGTGTGCGACTTCGGCAATCCCCGACCGGTCAGCTACATGATGGGCTACAACCTGCTGGCCGGCATGCAACCCGATCGGAGCCACAACCCGATCACCTTCCTCTGGGGCAAGTCGGGCAACTACGGGGCATCGAAGATCCTGCCGTCGGCCGCCGACCAGGGTCATGAACCTCGCGAGGCTGGCCATCCCCAGGACGTCATTGTCACCGATGTCAACGAAGCCTGGCCGGCGGCTGAGCGCGGAACGCCGCTGAACCCCTACCGCACCTTTCACGCCAAGAACCCCGAACCAGCCCCGCGGATGGACGCCTACTGGAACCGCTTCATCGACACCAACGTCGGCTACGGAGACGGGCGCGTCGAACTGCACAAGATCCTCAAGTACTATGTGGCCCGGGACGGCTACGGCAGCCAGGCAACGGCCGCCTTCAGCTACTAA
- a CDS encoding exo-alpha-sialidase: MTRLLATVIASFFSATAPLGAADAPSGSEPPYRVAVFSADVTIPIGHACMGGGVADAKEIVDPLYAKGCVLLGPGEPVVVIALDWCQCNNDSYDRWREALAEAAGTSRERVMLATVHQHDAPICDLTAQKLLNEQGLKGWNCDLEFHETAVRRTARALREALASPRPVTHFGIGQAKVERIASNRRVMTPEGKIHWGRGSSSGDMYGAPEGEIDPWLKTISLWDGDRPVVAWNCYAVHPMSHYGRGFVSADFPGMARARRQKDSSGCLQIYFTGCAGDTTAGKYNTGAAENRPILADRLYQAMLAAWNATEKHPLGRVQFRVAKLALPARDTGGFALDAMRTTLADARAGRWPRISAALGLSWRQRVDARHPIDVPCLALGDDASQFMIMPAESFVAYQLTAQRLRPDSFVVVAGFGDGAPGYMPTDQCWRDGYDDNYCWVPPMMDNLMIEAMTKALDARLPTQLIKDVRLDVAKKELSPDFCWFHPRVAAVPAAGRDRKPAVIMTLQKHLRASDHYSGLYMMRTDDLGRTWTGPTEVPELAWRKERGGATIAVADVTPGWHQPTKRVIAIGAQVRYDPEGRQLDDRPRSHQTAYAVYDPERDTWSNWQAVQPPAGGEFNFFRSACSQWAVEPGGTLLVPFYHGKSASAPTSVSVIRCAFDGRELRCLERGDELLLNIDRGFSEPSIVHHRGHWYLTIRSDKRGYVTVSQDGLNYAPVSPWLFDDGNELGSYNTQQHWLSTNQGLFLCYTRRGAGNDHIPRHRAPLFIAQVDPARLRVLRATERVLIPERGAMLGNFGATPITDRESWITDAEYTLAGQPDPRGADGSVFVARVTWTNGAR; the protein is encoded by the coding sequence GTGACCCGGTTGCTTGCCACTGTGATCGCTTCTTTCTTCTCCGCGACCGCGCCCCTGGGGGCGGCGGACGCTCCTTCTGGCTCTGAGCCCCCCTACCGCGTGGCGGTTTTCTCCGCCGACGTGACCATCCCCATAGGCCATGCGTGTATGGGCGGCGGTGTGGCTGACGCCAAGGAGATCGTCGACCCGCTCTACGCCAAGGGATGTGTGCTGCTGGGGCCCGGGGAACCCGTGGTGGTCATCGCGTTGGACTGGTGCCAGTGCAACAACGACTCGTACGACCGATGGCGGGAAGCCCTGGCCGAGGCGGCCGGTACAAGCCGGGAACGGGTCATGCTGGCCACCGTCCATCAGCATGATGCGCCCATCTGCGATCTGACGGCGCAGAAACTGCTGAACGAACAGGGATTGAAAGGCTGGAACTGCGATCTCGAATTCCATGAGACCGCCGTGCGGAGGACGGCCCGGGCCTTGCGTGAGGCCCTGGCGTCTCCGCGTCCCGTGACTCACTTCGGAATCGGCCAGGCCAAAGTGGAGCGGATCGCATCCAACCGCCGGGTGATGACCCCGGAGGGCAAGATCCACTGGGGGCGGGGCAGTTCCAGCGGCGACATGTACGGCGCCCCCGAGGGCGAAATCGATCCCTGGCTCAAGACGATCAGCCTATGGGACGGTGATCGGCCGGTGGTCGCATGGAATTGCTACGCGGTCCATCCGATGAGCCACTACGGGCGCGGATTCGTCTCGGCGGATTTCCCGGGCATGGCCCGAGCTCGGCGACAGAAAGACAGTTCCGGCTGCCTCCAGATCTACTTCACCGGGTGCGCGGGTGACACCACGGCCGGCAAGTACAACACCGGTGCGGCGGAAAACCGGCCGATCCTCGCCGACCGGTTGTACCAAGCCATGCTTGCGGCCTGGAACGCAACCGAGAAACACCCCCTGGGCCGCGTCCAGTTCCGCGTTGCGAAGCTAGCCCTGCCTGCCCGCGACACCGGCGGGTTTGCTTTGGATGCCATGAGGACGACGCTCGCCGACGCTCGAGCCGGTCGCTGGCCGAGGATCTCTGCCGCGCTCGGATTGAGCTGGCGGCAGCGCGTGGACGCCCGACATCCCATCGACGTCCCCTGCCTGGCGCTGGGCGACGACGCCAGTCAGTTCATGATCATGCCGGCGGAGAGCTTCGTAGCCTACCAGCTCACCGCCCAGCGGCTGCGTCCGGATTCGTTTGTGGTCGTGGCCGGCTTTGGCGATGGGGCTCCCGGGTACATGCCCACGGACCAGTGCTGGCGAGACGGCTACGACGACAATTACTGCTGGGTGCCGCCGATGATGGACAACCTCATGATCGAGGCCATGACCAAGGCCCTCGACGCCAGGCTCCCGACCCAACTGATCAAAGACGTGCGGCTCGACGTGGCGAAGAAGGAGCTTTCACCGGACTTCTGCTGGTTCCATCCCCGGGTCGCGGCCGTGCCCGCCGCGGGACGTGACCGCAAGCCCGCCGTGATCATGACCCTTCAGAAGCATCTACGGGCATCGGATCACTACTCGGGCCTGTACATGATGCGCACCGACGACCTGGGCCGGACGTGGACCGGGCCGACGGAAGTGCCCGAACTCGCCTGGCGAAAGGAGCGGGGGGGTGCGACCATCGCCGTCGCCGACGTGACCCCGGGCTGGCACCAGCCGACGAAGCGGGTGATCGCCATCGGAGCCCAAGTCCGCTACGACCCCGAAGGCAGGCAGCTCGACGACCGGCCGCGCTCGCACCAGACCGCGTACGCCGTCTACGATCCGGAGCGCGACACATGGTCCAACTGGCAGGCCGTGCAACCGCCCGCCGGAGGGGAATTCAACTTCTTCCGAAGCGCTTGCTCTCAGTGGGCGGTCGAACCGGGTGGCACGCTGCTCGTCCCCTTCTATCACGGGAAGTCTGCAAGTGCGCCGACATCGGTCAGCGTGATTCGCTGCGCGTTCGATGGCCGGGAGCTCAGGTGCCTCGAACGCGGTGATGAACTCCTTCTGAACATCGACCGAGGCTTCAGTGAACCCTCCATCGTTCATCACCGCGGCCACTGGTATCTGACCATCCGGAGCGACAAACGAGGGTACGTGACGGTCAGTCAGGACGGGCTGAACTACGCCCCGGTGAGTCCGTGGCTGTTCGACGACGGCAACGAGCTCGGCAGCTACAACACGCAGCAGCACTGGCTGTCGACGAACCAGGGCCTGTTCCTGTGCTACACCCGCCGAGGAGCAGGCAATGATCACATCCCCCGCCACCGGGCTCCCCTGTTCATCGCCCAGGTGGACCCGGCCAGATTGCGCGTTCTGCGAGCCACGGAGCGTGTCCTGATTCCGGAACGGGGGGCCATGCTGGGCAACTTCGGAGCGACGCCCATCACAGACCGCGAATCGTGGATCACGGACGCCGAGTACACGCTGGCAGGCCAACCAGATCCGCGCGGTGCCGACGGCAGCGTCTTCGTCGCCCGCGTGACTTGGACCAACGGAGCGAGGTGA
- a CDS encoding PEP-CTERM sorting domain-containing protein: MRNLWNQAVYFGVAMIVLGLLASGAGATVLVTHTGSADPTTEGWTASTGGGVSTSGPGNEDGKAYWFVQSPEASRLGYTVDLTSGNVTDPSGWTATAVVRLVLGGEPSSQAALQVIDKKDRFDIYLSDGSGTVALGVWIRSVAGDVQVSSADPRVGYHTYQITFDPAGNAGDGAASYYMDGALLATQTRADAVNNTSYRRILWGDNNSGAGTPSSESHWAFAQFETGQRVVPEPATILLLGVGGLLFHRRRRRRSPLLQRQTK; encoded by the coding sequence ATGCGAAATCTGTGGAATCAGGCGGTGTACTTCGGCGTTGCCATGATCGTTCTGGGCCTGCTGGCATCCGGCGCAGGCGCCACGGTGCTCGTCACTCATACCGGCAGCGCCGATCCCACGACCGAAGGCTGGACGGCTTCCACGGGCGGCGGTGTCTCGACCAGCGGGCCGGGCAACGAGGACGGCAAAGCCTATTGGTTTGTCCAGTCCCCCGAGGCTAGTCGGCTCGGCTATACGGTCGACCTCACCAGCGGTAACGTCACCGACCCCAGCGGGTGGACGGCAACCGCGGTCGTCAGGCTTGTCTTGGGTGGAGAGCCGAGCAGCCAGGCGGCCCTGCAGGTCATCGACAAGAAAGACCGGTTCGATATCTACCTCTCCGATGGCAGCGGCACGGTCGCCCTGGGTGTATGGATCCGGTCGGTAGCCGGCGATGTTCAGGTCAGCAGTGCCGACCCGCGCGTCGGCTACCACACCTATCAGATTACCTTCGATCCCGCCGGCAATGCAGGTGACGGGGCCGCTTCCTACTACATGGATGGGGCCTTGCTCGCGACGCAGACTCGCGCCGATGCCGTGAACAACACCAGCTACCGCCGGATCCTCTGGGGCGACAACAACAGCGGGGCGGGCACTCCCAGCAGCGAATCGCACTGGGCCTTCGCCCAGTTCGAGACCGGCCAGCGCGTCGTCCCGGAGCCCGCCACAATCCTGCTGCTGGGTGTGGGCGGCCTGTTGTTCCACCGTCGCCGGCGACGAAGGTCGCCGCTGCTGCAGAGGCAGACGAAGTGA
- a CDS encoding PEP-CTERM sorting domain-containing protein — protein MRSTRCAISTLGLVATLLLGAGLAQAVEFGGFGSYISGFKASVPVGGAATGAAFDASGQVLYYVSETTDDVRALIFAPDFMSGTTKSIGLGDLGDSNPSDVVVDANGDLYIPYDYTAGLRKITDPMGTATASVVFAGNAFMGGTGDDDPFGAEIAPPGFNGSMAKPGDILLNDKGLDKNETNAIESVSPDGSGYKTMATWATLPNCTMPDASPENMAADQKNGVVYMAPVQMTSTVDGKPVTQIFTLSPEGVLTAHEITLPSLTGDLLDNVQGMTVNPLDGSIWVVDDDNYPSATYVPDDALYRIDPVTFVATLEIDFDVEEGNTTQGQGLPNFNYSIAFTPDGRYLVIGDTDPNSNTANAMMVFGVVPEPTTVLLLGIGGCLLGARRRRS, from the coding sequence ATGCGATCAACCAGATGTGCAATAAGTACTCTCGGCCTGGTAGCCACGCTGCTGCTGGGAGCGGGGCTGGCCCAAGCGGTCGAGTTCGGCGGCTTCGGCAGCTACATCAGTGGCTTCAAGGCATCCGTCCCGGTCGGTGGTGCGGCAACCGGAGCGGCGTTCGATGCCTCGGGTCAAGTCCTGTACTACGTCAGCGAAACGACGGACGACGTACGGGCCCTCATTTTTGCCCCCGATTTCATGTCCGGGACCACGAAGTCGATAGGCCTGGGTGACCTGGGCGACAGCAACCCCTCCGACGTCGTGGTCGACGCTAACGGGGATCTCTACATACCCTACGACTACACTGCCGGCCTGCGGAAGATCACCGACCCGATGGGGACCGCCACCGCCAGTGTTGTGTTTGCTGGCAATGCCTTCATGGGCGGCACCGGCGACGATGATCCCTTTGGCGCTGAGATTGCCCCCCCCGGCTTCAACGGAAGCATGGCGAAACCCGGCGACATCCTGCTGAACGACAAGGGCCTCGACAAGAACGAGACTAATGCGATCGAGTCCGTCTCTCCGGACGGGTCCGGCTACAAGACGATGGCGACCTGGGCCACGTTGCCGAACTGCACGATGCCCGACGCCAGTCCGGAGAATATGGCGGCCGACCAGAAGAACGGCGTCGTATACATGGCACCGGTCCAAATGACCAGCACGGTTGATGGTAAGCCGGTGACGCAGATCTTCACGCTGAGCCCCGAGGGCGTGCTCACCGCCCACGAAATCACCCTGCCCAGCTTGACCGGTGACCTGCTGGATAACGTTCAGGGCATGACCGTCAATCCGCTGGACGGTTCGATCTGGGTGGTGGACGATGACAACTACCCGTCAGCCACCTACGTGCCGGACGACGCCCTCTACCGGATCGACCCAGTCACGTTCGTGGCCACCCTGGAGATCGACTTTGACGTGGAGGAAGGGAACACCACCCAGGGGCAAGGTCTCCCGAACTTCAACTACTCCATAGCCTTCACCCCGGACGGCCGGTATCTGGTTATCGGGGATACCGACCCGAACAGCAACACGGCCAACGCCATGATGGTCTTCGGTGTCGTCCCTGAGCCGACGACCGTCCTGCTCCTGGGCATCGGTGGCTGCCTGCTCGGCGCCCGCCGTCGTCGGAGCTAA
- a CDS encoding substrate-binding domain-containing protein produces MVSDTREVGALAARLVRQVRRQVLSGRLVGGTELPSVRKLASLSGIGKDTASQVLRCIEKEGWAKRKSGYSLRITDDAVTVARKHSELEPPTVIVMLAGKSIRGFDPGMVDLLIEGISQVFHSASFRSIYFDLSRWMGFVRQCLEEGKQLSCEVGYVLRSLPSEVYQFFASSRVPCVVLGHCDPSLSLPSAVMDMVEVGRLVGNALCPGGRLVALCQDNLVGSEIQIIEGVREVAASLGCRVPTPADFHYHLPTDFNGAVAGIDRLLAGRDRPAGLLALRPDFALAALKVAARRRIRIPDELQLIGLNHHPVFRYVHPAITSVGDSWVEVGRQCAMFLGDALAHLPTTASRYVAATTMERQESTRA; encoded by the coding sequence ATGGTGAGTGACACGCGAGAGGTCGGCGCTTTAGCCGCGAGGTTGGTTCGGCAGGTACGCCGCCAAGTGCTCAGCGGACGGCTGGTGGGGGGAACCGAGCTGCCGTCGGTCCGGAAGCTGGCCAGCCTCAGCGGGATTGGGAAGGACACGGCCAGCCAGGTCCTGCGCTGCATTGAGAAAGAAGGGTGGGCCAAGCGGAAGTCAGGCTACTCGCTTCGGATCACCGACGATGCGGTGACCGTGGCCAGGAAGCACTCCGAGCTTGAACCCCCCACGGTCATCGTCATGTTGGCGGGCAAATCGATCCGCGGTTTCGACCCCGGCATGGTGGATTTGCTGATCGAGGGCATCTCCCAGGTCTTCCACTCGGCCTCCTTCCGCAGTATTTACTTTGACCTGAGCCGGTGGATGGGCTTCGTCCGTCAGTGCCTGGAGGAGGGCAAGCAGTTGTCCTGCGAGGTCGGCTACGTGCTACGCAGCTTGCCGTCGGAAGTCTACCAGTTCTTCGCCAGCAGTCGAGTACCTTGCGTCGTGCTGGGCCATTGTGATCCAAGTCTCAGTCTTCCCTCGGCGGTGATGGACATGGTCGAGGTAGGCCGTCTGGTGGGGAATGCCCTGTGTCCCGGCGGGCGGCTGGTGGCCTTGTGCCAGGACAATCTGGTGGGCTCGGAAATCCAGATCATCGAAGGTGTCCGGGAAGTGGCCGCCTCGCTGGGCTGCCGGGTACCTACGCCGGCGGATTTCCACTACCACCTGCCCACCGACTTCAACGGCGCTGTCGCAGGGATCGACCGGCTGCTGGCAGGGCGGGACCGTCCTGCGGGTCTCCTGGCCCTGCGGCCGGACTTCGCCCTGGCTGCCCTGAAAGTGGCCGCTCGGCGGAGGATCCGCATCCCTGACGAACTCCAGCTCATCGGCCTGAACCACCACCCGGTCTTCCGCTACGTGCATCCGGCGATCACTTCGGTGGGCGACTCCTGGGTGGAAGTGGGCCGGCAGTGTGCGATGTTCCTGGGTGACGCCCTCGCCCACCTCCCCACGACCGCCTCGCGATACGTGGCCGCGACGACCATGGAGCGGCAGGAGTCGACACGGGCGTGA
- a CDS encoding DegT/DnrJ/EryC1/StrS family aminotransferase, protein MINRKGRETTRRTFLKAGGAAAAGLSLAGQARAAGKAEVLALKGGPKAVTAPVGDATKWPQYGRDEEMAVLELVRNPNYGTIAPFEKAWAEYFKMPFVKAHTNGTSALTSMLFALDLPPGSEILVASYTTWFPWAGPRMFGIVPRFVDIDPRTLNISVEDCRRRLTKDVKGILAVDWFGVPCEMDALADFAKEKGLILLEDCSHAHGASVQGKLIGTWGRMSAFSLQMGKPLPAIEGGMAMYYERSDFERAVTYGNYDLPKTFPEDSPYRKYDQTAFGGKLRIHPMSAALGHCQLKKLPEHNKRVVALNDGLNKRLEQLPGLAAQYTRPDMQRVYYRDNILLIDERKAGLPRDAIVKALKAEGVSVSTFSWNVLHKYPFFREAQWWHHVPADPGDLAGSDEANRRAISIPIFTNQAPELIDQYVKAFEKVWAHREMLAQVG, encoded by the coding sequence ATGATCAATAGAAAAGGACGAGAAACGACGCGTCGCACCTTCCTGAAAGCGGGTGGAGCGGCCGCGGCCGGGCTGTCGCTTGCCGGGCAGGCCCGAGCTGCCGGCAAAGCGGAGGTGCTGGCATTAAAGGGTGGCCCGAAGGCCGTGACCGCACCCGTTGGCGACGCGACGAAATGGCCACAGTACGGCCGGGATGAGGAGATGGCCGTGCTCGAACTGGTGCGCAATCCGAACTACGGCACCATCGCGCCGTTCGAGAAAGCCTGGGCTGAGTACTTCAAGATGCCGTTCGTGAAGGCACACACCAACGGTACGAGTGCCCTCACCTCGATGCTGTTTGCCCTGGACCTGCCGCCGGGCAGCGAGATCCTCGTGGCCAGCTACACCACCTGGTTCCCGTGGGCCGGCCCTCGCATGTTCGGCATCGTGCCGCGGTTCGTCGACATCGATCCCCGCACGCTCAACATCAGCGTCGAAGACTGCCGAAGGAGACTGACCAAGGACGTGAAAGGGATCCTCGCGGTAGACTGGTTTGGTGTCCCGTGCGAGATGGACGCCCTGGCAGACTTCGCCAAGGAGAAAGGCCTGATTCTGCTCGAGGACTGCAGCCATGCTCATGGTGCATCGGTCCAAGGCAAGCTGATCGGCACCTGGGGCCGGATGTCGGCATTCAGCCTCCAGATGGGCAAGCCGCTTCCCGCGATCGAGGGCGGCATGGCCATGTACTACGAGCGCAGCGACTTTGAACGTGCGGTAACCTACGGCAACTACGATCTCCCGAAGACCTTCCCCGAGGACAGTCCGTACCGCAAGTACGATCAGACCGCCTTCGGAGGGAAGCTCCGCATCCATCCGATGTCGGCGGCGCTCGGCCATTGCCAGCTCAAGAAGCTGCCCGAGCACAACAAGCGGGTCGTCGCCCTGAACGACGGACTGAACAAGCGCCTCGAGCAGCTACCCGGCCTGGCGGCACAGTACACGCGGCCCGACATGCAGCGCGTGTACTACCGCGACAACATCCTGCTGATCGACGAGAGGAAGGCCGGCCTGCCGCGCGATGCGATCGTCAAGGCACTGAAAGCCGAGGGCGTCAGCGTGAGCACGTTCAGCTGGAACGTGCTGCACAAGTACCCGTTCTTCCGGGAAGCCCAGTGGTGGCACCACGTCCCGGCGGACCCGGGCGACCTGGCGGGCAGCGATGAGGCAAACCGTCGTGCCATCTCCATACCGATCTTCACCAACCAGGCGCCCGAGTTGATCGATCAGTATGTCAAGGCCTTCGAGAAAGTCTGGGCCCATCGCGAGATGCTCGCCCAGGTCGGATAG
- a CDS encoding heparinase II/III family protein produces the protein MHTVIAFIVSMIFAALASAQPATTPADAQVLRTLRPAHPRLLVLEDDIARVRELVKTNTDVRKLCDRLRDQAVKILNEPTVEHRLEGPRLLSQSRTCLRRVATLAGMYRLEGDRRFAERAEKEMLTAATFADWNPSHFLDTAEMSNALGIGYDWLYDQLSEESRKAIRTAIAEKGLKPGLDVYRRSRWWAVARHNWNQVCNGGMTVGALAIADEEPSLAAEVISHARRSIPRAMASLAPDGGWAEGPGYWNYAMRYTAFYWAALNTALGDDFGLQAMPGFAETGLYRIHAIGPTGLTFNYADGGSKPGTAAQMMYFARRFDRPAYAVNERQFGGSEIFDLLWYDPRGSAADMERLPTAAQFRGIHSAYLRSKWNDPQALFIAFKGGDNKANHSHLDLGTFVLDALGQRWAIELGGDNYNMPGYFGKQRWTYYRLRSEGQNTLVLNGDNQNPAAKAPLVAFESRIAGGGSFAVADLTAAYAKHAQQVRRGVALIGDDRILVEDEIEAATPVEADWAMHTHAAVVSRGRRAILTLGNKKLYADVLEPKNAAWQLQEVRLEKPQEPVKNTRKLMVRVKTAVPRARVAVLFSVRERPLDALDTAAPLGQWSAEGVLARP, from the coding sequence ATGCATACCGTAATAGCGTTCATCGTGTCGATGATCTTCGCGGCGTTGGCCTCTGCCCAGCCGGCAACCACTCCAGCGGACGCGCAGGTTCTGCGTACGCTACGTCCGGCCCACCCGCGGCTATTGGTGCTGGAAGATGATATCGCCCGCGTGCGCGAGTTGGTCAAGACGAACACGGATGTCCGCAAGCTTTGCGATCGGCTCCGCGACCAGGCGGTCAAGATACTCAACGAGCCGACCGTCGAGCACAGGCTGGAGGGGCCGCGCCTGCTCAGCCAGAGTCGCACCTGCCTGCGGCGTGTGGCCACACTGGCGGGAATGTACCGGCTGGAGGGCGACCGACGGTTCGCCGAACGCGCGGAGAAGGAGATGCTGACCGCGGCCACCTTTGCCGACTGGAACCCCTCGCACTTCCTGGACACCGCGGAGATGAGCAATGCCCTGGGCATCGGCTATGACTGGCTGTACGACCAGCTTTCGGAGGAGAGTCGTAAAGCCATCCGAACGGCCATTGCCGAGAAAGGGCTCAAACCCGGGCTGGACGTGTATCGCAGGAGTCGCTGGTGGGCGGTCGCGCGGCACAACTGGAACCAGGTGTGCAACGGGGGCATGACCGTCGGGGCACTGGCCATCGCCGACGAGGAGCCCTCCCTGGCCGCCGAGGTGATTTCGCACGCTCGCCGGTCGATTCCACGGGCGATGGCAAGCCTGGCACCCGACGGCGGGTGGGCGGAGGGGCCTGGCTACTGGAATTACGCGATGCGTTATACCGCGTTCTACTGGGCCGCCTTGAACACGGCCCTGGGCGATGACTTCGGTCTGCAGGCCATGCCCGGCTTCGCGGAAACGGGCCTGTATCGCATCCACGCCATTGGCCCGACGGGCCTGACATTCAACTATGCCGACGGGGGTTCAAAGCCGGGCACCGCGGCCCAAATGATGTACTTCGCCCGCCGGTTTGACCGGCCGGCGTACGCGGTGAACGAACGACAATTCGGCGGATCAGAGATCTTCGACCTGCTGTGGTACGACCCGCGCGGCAGTGCGGCGGATATGGAACGACTGCCGACCGCGGCCCAGTTCCGCGGCATTCACTCGGCCTATCTGCGGAGCAAGTGGAACGACCCGCAGGCCCTGTTCATTGCGTTCAAAGGCGGCGACAACAAGGCCAATCACAGCCACCTGGACCTCGGAACGTTTGTGCTGGACGCCCTCGGGCAGCGATGGGCGATCGAACTGGGGGGCGACAACTACAACATGCCCGGTTACTTCGGCAAGCAGCGATGGACTTACTACCGCCTGCGCAGCGAAGGCCAGAACACGCTCGTGCTGAACGGTGACAACCAGAATCCCGCGGCCAAGGCCCCGCTGGTCGCCTTCGAGTCGAGGATCGCGGGCGGCGGTTCGTTTGCGGTGGCCGATCTGACGGCTGCCTACGCCAAACACGCTCAGCAGGTCCGTCGCGGTGTTGCCCTGATCGGCGATGACCGCATACTCGTCGAAGATGAAATCGAGGCCGCCACTCCAGTTGAGGCCGACTGGGCCATGCACACCCATGCCGCCGTCGTCAGCCGCGGGCGCCGAGCCATCTTGACCCTCGGGAACAAGAAGCTGTACGCCGACGTGCTCGAGCCGAAGAACGCAGCCTGGCAGCTGCAGGAGGTCCGACTGGAGAAGCCTCAGGAACCGGTCAAGAACACCCGCAAGCTCATGGTCCGCGTCAAGACCGCTGTTCCCCGTGCTCGCGTCGCCGTGCTGTTCTCCGTTCGCGAGCGTCCGCTGGATGCCCTGGATACCGCCGCTCCGCTGGGCCAGTGGTCGGCCGAAGGAGTCCTGGCCCGCCCCTGA